From a region of the Impatiens glandulifera chromosome 4, dImpGla2.1, whole genome shotgun sequence genome:
- the LOC124936685 gene encoding uncharacterized protein LOC124936685: MSFLVCPRTLHDHELTAQLFPLSFLCSFCGEKHKEVGMSYQCRTCSFWIHEQCYSLPLNITHGSHDMHPLQLCHLQGEDLPECLCGVCVELINVQLGFYVCKRCKYYIHSKCSTKKWDPPVIEEEEDQINDKLIQFPLPSSEVARNTLIQFIKNICQWKDDEEEEDNILIHGSHHHPLTLDFDLSMITDFSTSRGDYKVCNGCMLPLLMNDAPFYCCNQCDFFLHKWCAKLPPQLKHPDPDHTDPDPDPDTYTDTDIDTDTNTNTNTDTDTEHTLILHEKLDEYFGFFTCKGCQQIGNGFAYKCNKCRGYYLDVKCAALPSRVNYGTHKHPFRLKYGRTIGGCFSCSKTNFFVEVNNWTFFNSLRSTISTCYTSFTFGCDRCHFSIHPKCLILPKKIAHWYDEHALKLTDPDLFISNDNQGASEYHCESCEKKIDPERWMYNCFECDQWVHANCVRKMLGLFSKPIKFGGLYDSQLHKEHPLTCILPGEEFHCCNEQGLDICRTFGIGFECTECQIRFCLTCFISHVSLWSLHLQPVPTQPGFLPLFNNN, from the exons ATGTCCTTTCTTGTTTGTCCTCGCACTCTGCACGACCACGAATTGACCGCTCAGTTATTCCCCTTATCATTTTTGTGTAGTTTTTGCGGTGAGAAACATAAAGAAGTAGGTATGTCCTATCAGTGCAGAACCTGCTCCTTCTGGATCCACGAGCAATGCTACTCACTGCCTCTAAATATCACACATGGCAGTCATGATATGCATCCGCTTCAGTTATGTCATCTACAAGGAGAGGATTTACCCGAGTGTCTATGCGGCGTTTGTGTGGAACTGATAAACGTACAGTTGGGTTTCTATGTTTGTAAGAGATGTAAATACTATATTCACAGCAAATGCTCAACTAAGAAATG gGATCCTCCagtaattgaagaagaagaagatcaaatAAATGACAAATTGATCCAATTTCCGTTGCCTTCTAGTGAGGTAGCACGGAACACGCTAatccaatttattaaaaatatatgtcaaTGGAAGGACGACGAGGAAGAGGAAGATAATATCCTAATTCACGGCAGCCATCATCATCCACTCACCCTTGACTTTGATTTAAGCATGATTACAGACTTTAGTACAAGTAGAGGTGACTATAAAGTCTGCAATGGGTGCATGCTTCCTCTATTAATGAATGATGCACCCTTTTATTGTTGCAACCAGTGTGATTTCTTTTTACACAAATGGTGTGCTAAATTGCCGCCTCAGTTAAAGCACCCGGATCCGGATCACACAGACCCAGACCCAGACCCAGACACATACACAGACACAGACATAGACACAgacacaaacacaaacacaaacacagACACAGACACAGAACACACACTAATCCTACATGAAAAGCTGGATGAATACTTTGGCTTCTTTACATGCAAAGGTTGTCAGCAGATCGGGAATGGGTTTGCCTACAAATGCAATAAATGCAGAGGATACTACTTGGACGTTAAATGCGCTGCACTTCCTAGTCGAGTCAATTACGGGACTCACAAACACCCTTTTCGTCTCAAGTATGGGAGAACCATCGGAGGTTGCTTCTCATGCAGTAAAACCAATTTCTTTGTTGAGGTAAATAATTGGACGTTTTTCAACTCCCTGAGATCTACTATCTCAACATGTTATACCTCCTTCACATTTGGTTGTGATAGATGTCATTTTAGCATTCATCCCAAATGTTTGATATTGCCAAAAAAAATTGCTCATTGGTACGACGAACATGCATTAAAATTGACAGATCCAGATCTTTTCATTAGTAATGATAATCAAGGTGCATCAGAATATCATTGTGAATCTTGTGAGAAAAAAATAGATCCAGAAAGATGGATGTACAACTGTTTTGAATGTGACCAATGGGTTCATGCTAATTGTGTGCGAAAGATGTTAGGTCTATTTTCAAAGCCTATCAAGTTTGGCGGACTCTATGATTCTCAGCTTCATAAAGAACATCCCCTAACTTGCATTTTGCCTGGCGAGGAATTTCATTGTTGCAATGAACAAGGACTTGACATTTGTCGGACATTTGGAATAGGCTTTGAATGTACAGAATGCCAAATTAGGTTTTGTCTAACATGTTTTATTTCACATGTTtcgttatggagcctacacttacaACCAGTTCCGACACAGCCGGGATTCTTACCTCTCTTCAACAACAACTGA
- the LOC124934537 gene encoding uncharacterized protein LOC124934537 has translation MTNWFNFPSFEVVHNTLAQFIKNISQWKDEEEEDNILIHGSHDHPLTLEFDLSNITNFSDYHEVICNGCILPLFMNDAPFYSCNRCDFFLHKWCAKLPCELKPHPDTDHTDTEHTLTLQVRMKECFGFFSCKGCQRVGNGFAYKCKECKGYYLDVICAALPRRVNHETHKHPLHLKYGRTIGGCFSCGETNFFDDRIYNHSSTISSCPTSFTFGCDRCHFSIHPSCLLLPQEIVHWYDEHGFKLIDPDIFISNDNQGASEYHCEFCEEKIDPKRLMYHCFECDQCVDAYCVNGLLSQFAKPVKFDGLYDSQLHKKHPLTCILPGEEFNCNGCKEEWPIMCRMFGIGFEFTECQIRFGLICFISKGSLDHEKESYDQDRDLLVKSI, from the coding sequence ATGACAAATTGGTTCAATTTCCCTTCGTTTGAAGTAGTACATAACACGCTAGcccaatttattaaaaatatatctcaATGGAAGGACGAGGAAGAGGAAGATAATATCCTAATTCACGGCAGCCACGATCATCCACTTACCCTTGAGTTTGATTTAAGCAATATTACAAACTTTAGTGACTATCATGAAGTGATCTGCAATGGGTGCATTCTTCCTCTATTTATGAATGATGCACCCTTTTATAGTTGCAACCGGTGCGATTTCTTTTTACACAAATGGTGTGCTAAATTGCCGTGTGAGTTAAAGCCGCACCCGGATACGGATCACACAGACACAGAACACACACTAACCCTACAAGTAAGGATGAAAGAATGctttggcttcttttcatgcaAAGGTTGTCAGAGGGTCGGGAATGGGTTTGCCTACAAATGCAAAGAATGCAAAGGATACTACTTGGACGTTATATGCGCTGCACTTCCTAGACGAGTCAATCACGAGACTCACAAACACCCTCTTCATCTCAAGTATGGGAGAACCATCGGAGGTTGCTTCTCATGTGGTGAAACCAATTTCTTTGATGATAGGATTTATAACCATAGCTCTACCATCTCATCGTGTCCAACCTCCTTCACATTTGGTTGTGATAGATGTCATTTTAGCATTCATCCCAGTTGTTTGCTATTGCCACAAGAAATTGTTCATTGGTATGACGAACATGGATTCAAATTGATAGATCCAGATATTTTCATCAGTAATGATAATCAAGGTGCATCAGAGTATCATTGTGAATTTTGTGAGGAGAAAATAGATCCAAAAAGATTGATGTACCACTGTTTTGAATGTGACCAATGTGTTGATGCTTATTGTGTGAATGGGTTGTTGAGTCAATTTGCAAAACCTGTCAAGTTTGACGGACTCTATGATTCTCAGCTTCATAAAAAACATCCTCTAACCTGCATTTTACCTGGCGAGGAATTTAATTGTAATGGTTGCAAAGAAGAATGGCCAATCATGTGTAGGATGTTTGGAATTGGCTTTGAATTTACAGAATGCCAAATTAGGTTTGGTCTGATATGTTTTATTTCAAAGGGATCTTTGGATCACGAAAAAGAATCGTATGATCAAGATCGGGATTTATTAGTAAAATCTATATGA